Proteins encoded together in one Chitinophaga varians window:
- a CDS encoding efflux RND transporter periplasmic adaptor subunit, whose translation MNKRYLFTVPVLAVLIAACGGGGNKTQQLEKLKQERAAIDSKIAALEKEVGKKDSVARKKDVTVSEVKDTVFEHYIDVQGSVDARENVNVSARAMGVITAIYVREGQQVSKGQTLAQVDDQVLKANMAELRTQMDLANTLYEKQKNLWSQKIGSEVQYLNAKNQKEALDRKMATLQDQLAQTRIIAPISGTVDAVIAKVGDNAAPGNPTFRVVNANNLKVTANVAEAYAGLLKTGDRVIIAFPDINREIKTTIAFASRTIDPLSRTIKIEVPLKPDNALRPNMIAHIKIVDYTASNAVVIPVNLIQYSSGKPFVMVAESKNGQLASLRRTIEVGRTYNDKAEIKDGLKTGDKIITTGYQGLNDNDLIKL comes from the coding sequence ATGAATAAAAGATATCTTTTCACGGTCCCGGTGCTCGCCGTTTTAATAGCTGCCTGTGGCGGCGGTGGCAACAAAACACAACAACTGGAAAAACTGAAACAGGAGAGAGCTGCCATCGATTCTAAAATCGCTGCCCTCGAGAAAGAAGTTGGTAAAAAAGATAGCGTAGCCAGAAAAAAAGATGTGACAGTGTCTGAAGTGAAAGACACCGTATTTGAACACTATATCGATGTACAGGGCAGCGTGGACGCACGGGAAAACGTGAACGTGTCCGCCCGCGCCATGGGCGTAATCACGGCAATATACGTACGGGAAGGCCAGCAGGTCAGCAAAGGCCAGACACTGGCCCAGGTGGATGATCAGGTGCTGAAAGCAAACATGGCTGAACTGCGTACCCAGATGGACCTCGCCAATACGCTCTATGAAAAACAAAAGAATCTCTGGTCACAGAAAATAGGTTCTGAAGTACAATACCTCAACGCTAAAAACCAGAAAGAAGCACTGGACAGGAAAATGGCCACCCTGCAGGACCAGCTGGCCCAAACCCGCATCATTGCGCCCATCAGCGGCACAGTAGATGCCGTGATCGCCAAAGTGGGCGATAATGCTGCTCCCGGCAATCCCACCTTCCGCGTGGTAAACGCCAACAATCTGAAAGTGACGGCCAACGTGGCGGAAGCATATGCCGGTCTTCTCAAAACAGGCGACCGCGTTATCATCGCTTTCCCGGACATCAACCGCGAAATAAAAACCACTATCGCCTTTGCTTCCAGGACTATCGACCCGCTCAGCCGTACCATCAAAATAGAAGTGCCGCTGAAACCCGATAACGCCCTGCGCCCTAATATGATCGCCCATATCAAAATCGTGGACTATACTGCCAGCAACGCTGTGGTAATACCGGTAAACCTGATCCAGTACTCTTCCGGTAAACCATTCGTCATGGTGGCAGAATCCAAAAATGGCCAGCTGGCCTCCCTGCGCAGGACCATCGAAGTGGGACGCACCTATAACGATAAGGCTGAAATCAAAGATGGCCTGAAAACCGGTGATAAAATCATCACCACCGGCTACCAGGGCCTCAATGATAATGACCTGATCAAACTGTAA
- a CDS encoding TolC family protein, translating into MQRIRRLTGMASMVGLLAAAISAGAQTISQEPVRLSAREAVDYALANQSAVKTAKLDELIQLAKNKEVSGLALPTITGTGQYQYNPILQKQMFGVSNFMPGAPKDSFAVITFQLPQNLMGEVRLTQTLFDPSVLVALQARKTLEDLVSKNVAKSQIDVKANVYKAYYNVLSARKALSILTNNITTLEKLLSDTREINKNGLVEKLDVDRLVVQYTNLQTEQTKLRNLVELGVAALKYQMGMPLKQEVVLTDTLSTERIAENIPDMDKFDYSQRIEYQLLETQKKANEYDLKRYRMKGLPSLQLFAATGALRGSDRFDYFKTQMWYGYLNTGLNLSVPIFSGMQRRRQVDQALLNVKKSEVAIENAKLGIDLEREQSASTFRNNVLSLQAQEKNMQLAEDVHNTTQIKYREGVGSSLEMSTAENDLLTAQNNYFTALYNAIVARIDLLKAYGKL; encoded by the coding sequence ATGCAACGTATCAGAAGGCTCACCGGCATGGCTTCCATGGTGGGACTGCTCGCAGCGGCCATCAGCGCCGGCGCCCAGACCATCTCCCAGGAGCCTGTCCGCCTGTCGGCCCGGGAAGCAGTGGACTATGCCTTGGCTAACCAGTCAGCCGTAAAAACGGCCAAACTGGATGAACTGATCCAGCTGGCCAAAAACAAAGAGGTTAGCGGATTGGCCCTGCCCACTATCACCGGTACCGGCCAGTATCAGTACAACCCGATCCTCCAGAAACAAATGTTTGGCGTGAGCAACTTCATGCCGGGAGCCCCCAAAGACTCCTTCGCTGTCATCACCTTCCAGTTGCCGCAAAACCTTATGGGCGAAGTGAGGCTCACCCAAACCCTCTTCGACCCCAGCGTACTCGTGGCCCTGCAAGCCCGTAAAACACTGGAAGACCTGGTGTCAAAAAATGTGGCCAAATCACAAATCGATGTGAAAGCCAACGTATATAAAGCCTATTATAATGTACTGTCTGCCAGGAAAGCATTGTCTATCCTGACAAACAATATTACCACCCTGGAAAAACTTCTCAGCGATACCAGGGAAATCAATAAAAACGGACTGGTGGAAAAACTGGACGTAGACCGCCTCGTGGTGCAATACACCAACCTTCAGACTGAACAGACCAAACTCCGTAACCTCGTGGAACTGGGAGTGGCCGCGCTCAAATACCAGATGGGCATGCCGCTGAAACAGGAGGTAGTGCTCACCGATACCCTGTCTACTGAAAGGATCGCTGAAAACATTCCTGACATGGACAAATTCGATTACTCCCAGCGTATCGAATACCAGTTGCTCGAAACACAAAAGAAAGCCAACGAATACGACCTGAAAAGATACCGCATGAAAGGCCTGCCTTCATTGCAGCTCTTCGCCGCTACCGGCGCCCTGCGCGGCAGCGACAGGTTCGACTACTTTAAAACACAGATGTGGTATGGTTACCTCAACACCGGCCTTAACCTCTCAGTGCCCATTTTCAGCGGCATGCAGCGAAGAAGACAGGTGGACCAGGCCCTGCTGAACGTGAAGAAAAGTGAAGTAGCCATCGAAAACGCCAAACTGGGCATAGATCTCGAAAGAGAACAATCGGCTTCCACTTTCCGCAACAACGTGCTGAGCCTGCAGGCACAGGAAAAAAATATGCAGCTCGCGGAAGACGTGCATAACACCACCCAGATCAAATACCGCGAAGGCGTGGGCTCCAGCCTGGAAATGTCGACAGCGGAAAATGACCTGCTTACCGCCCAGAACAATTATTTCACCGCACTGTACAACGCTATCGTAGCCAGGATAGACCTGCTCAAAGCTTATGGTAAACTATAG
- a CDS encoding DUF502 domain-containing protein: MSPKLRLKVFASRLLRYFFQGLLILAPIGITALTLYWAFVTIDNLIPKEIIPEDTSFNFLKYKGVGFALVLILVVVVGYLSSSFIIGRIFDLFDHLLERTPFIKYIYTSIKDVFDAFVGEKKKFDHPVLVQIYGLDVWEMGFITQTDVSSLGMEGYMAVYVPHAYAITGKVFIVPKERVKPLENISAGEAMKFAVSGGVTNI, from the coding sequence ATGTCGCCAAAACTCAGATTAAAAGTGTTTGCGTCCCGTTTATTGCGGTATTTCTTCCAGGGCCTGTTGATACTGGCCCCTATCGGGATCACTGCACTGACCTTATATTGGGCGTTTGTTACTATTGACAATCTTATTCCGAAGGAGATCATTCCTGAGGACACCTCATTCAACTTTCTAAAATACAAGGGCGTAGGTTTCGCGTTGGTATTGATACTGGTGGTAGTGGTAGGGTACCTGAGCTCTTCCTTTATTATCGGGCGGATTTTTGATTTGTTTGACCACCTGCTGGAGCGTACGCCTTTCATCAAATACATCTATACTTCCATTAAGGACGTATTTGACGCATTTGTCGGAGAGAAGAAAAAATTCGATCATCCGGTGCTGGTGCAGATTTACGGCCTGGACGTTTGGGAGATGGGATTTATCACCCAGACGGACGTGAGCAGTCTTGGTATGGAAGGTTATATGGCCGTATATGTGCCGCATGCCTATGCCATTACCGGGAAAGTGTTTATTGTACCGAAAGAGCGGGTAAAACCGCTGGAGAATATTTCAGCCGGCGAGGCTATGAAATTTGCCGTGAGTGGCGGCGTTACGAACATTTAG
- a CDS encoding TetR/AcrR family transcriptional regulator, translating to MEPQERIMDTAFGLFRQYGTRSITMDDIAEKMGISKKTLYAHFMDKDDLVTQAITRFIGIVEKECLTDREKSADAIEELFLVMDMLDRRLRNMNPVVLLDLQKFHAKAYQVFLNYQNNSLTNTIRENMERGINEGLYRPDLDIRTLTQYRVYGCMLSFQPEAFPGNSDMTRVQKVLLENFLYGVASAKGYKLIEKYKQLSQNI from the coding sequence ATGGAACCGCAGGAACGTATCATGGACACGGCTTTCGGCCTGTTTCGACAATATGGCACCAGGTCTATTACCATGGATGACATCGCTGAGAAAATGGGCATCTCCAAAAAGACCCTCTATGCCCACTTCATGGATAAAGACGACCTGGTAACACAGGCGATTACCCGTTTTATCGGCATCGTGGAAAAGGAATGCCTGACAGACCGCGAAAAATCAGCTGACGCCATAGAAGAACTGTTCCTCGTAATGGACATGCTGGACCGCCGCCTGCGCAATATGAACCCGGTCGTCCTGCTCGACCTGCAAAAGTTCCATGCTAAAGCCTATCAGGTGTTTTTGAACTATCAGAACAACTCATTGACAAACACTATCCGCGAAAACATGGAACGTGGCATCAATGAAGGACTCTACCGGCCGGACCTCGACATCAGAACACTGACTCAATACCGCGTTTACGGATGTATGCTCAGCTTTCAGCCCGAAGCATTTCCAGGCAACTCCGACATGACCAGGGTACAAAAAGTACTGCTGGAAAATTTTCTGTACGGAGTAGCCTCTGCTAAAGGATATAAGCTCATCGAAAAGTACAAACAACTATCGCAAAACATATAA
- a CDS encoding DUF1015 domain-containing protein, with protein sequence MAIIRPFKGLRPKEELAAQVAARPYDVLSSDEAKAAAAGNPYSYYHVSKSEIDLPEGIDTHSQQVYDKAAENLQHLVKEGVLFQEAQPAYYIYKLVMNGRAQTGLVCVSSVDDYNKGIIKKHEFTRPDKELDRINHIKTTLAQTGNVFLAYNDVPEVNALVDHWQNNNKPVYDFTADDGIQHTIWVINTPAAVQEITTLFAEKVPCTYIADGHHRAASASLVQKEFQEKGTITSVENPVNYFLTTIFPASQLAILDYNRLVKDLNGLSKAELLSRLDYDFTVEEIGHQPQQPSMLHEFSMYLEGAWYRLVAKEGTYTTDPIGILDVTILSNNILDKHLGIKDQRTDKRIDFVGGIRGLQELVKRVDSGEMKVAFALYPVTIQQLFDIADSGNVMPPKSTWFEPKLRDGLITHVI encoded by the coding sequence ATGGCTATTATCAGACCTTTCAAAGGATTAAGGCCCAAAGAAGAACTGGCGGCGCAAGTAGCTGCAAGGCCTTATGACGTACTCAGTTCGGACGAAGCTAAAGCTGCCGCTGCCGGTAATCCGTATTCGTATTATCATGTTTCAAAATCTGAAATAGATCTGCCGGAAGGGATAGACACCCACAGCCAGCAGGTATACGATAAAGCAGCTGAAAACCTGCAACACCTGGTTAAAGAAGGTGTACTGTTCCAGGAAGCACAACCTGCTTACTACATCTATAAACTGGTGATGAACGGCCGTGCCCAGACAGGCCTGGTATGCGTCTCTTCCGTAGACGATTACAATAAAGGCATTATCAAAAAACATGAGTTTACGCGCCCGGACAAAGAACTGGACCGTATCAACCATATTAAAACCACGCTGGCCCAGACAGGCAACGTTTTCCTGGCATACAATGACGTGCCGGAAGTAAACGCCCTGGTAGACCACTGGCAAAACAACAACAAACCGGTATACGACTTCACGGCCGACGACGGCATCCAGCACACTATCTGGGTGATCAATACCCCGGCTGCCGTACAGGAAATCACTACCCTGTTTGCCGAAAAAGTGCCCTGCACCTATATCGCCGACGGGCACCACCGTGCTGCTTCCGCCAGCCTGGTGCAGAAAGAATTCCAGGAAAAAGGCACCATCACCTCCGTGGAAAATCCAGTGAACTATTTCCTGACCACCATCTTCCCCGCCAGCCAGCTCGCCATCCTGGACTATAACCGCCTGGTAAAAGACCTCAATGGCTTAAGCAAAGCTGAACTGCTGTCGCGCCTCGACTACGACTTTACCGTGGAAGAAATCGGCCACCAGCCACAACAGCCGTCCATGCTGCATGAATTCAGCATGTACCTCGAAGGGGCCTGGTACCGCCTGGTAGCCAAAGAAGGCACCTACACCACCGATCCGATCGGTATCCTGGATGTGACCATCCTGTCTAACAATATCCTGGACAAACACCTCGGCATCAAAGACCAACGCACCGATAAACGCATCGACTTCGTTGGCGGCATCCGCGGCCTACAGGAACTGGTAAAACGCGTAGACAGCGGTGAAATGAAAGTAGCTTTCGCCCTCTACCCGGTTACCATTCAGCAGTTGTTTGATATCGCCGACAGCGGCAATGTAATGCCTCCAAAAAGCACCTGGTTTGAACCGAAGCTGCGCGACGGTTTGATCACGCATGTGATTTAA
- a CDS encoding zinc dependent phospholipase C family protein → MLTHILKQRPAVSFTIVLLFCVQSAGGWGFFAHERINRLAVFCLPPEMLVLYKPHLEYLRVHATDPDKRRYVVAAEAPRHYLDIDVLDQPPYREIPRSWQEAVARYGADSLQRNGILPWHLEKMMLMLTKAFRERDQQRILQLSAEAGHYVADAHVPLHACSNHNGQFTGQTGIHGLWESRIPELLADTEFDYWAGKAHYITDWRAFVWQIVTSSGLAADTVLKKEKWLCEHTPPAQRYAYEIRNGVLTRTYAEGYTKAYHQLLNGMTERRMKQAIAAVAACWYTAWVNAGQPSLQELHHTNLTESELQEFEQLQQRWTEGRMLGRTE, encoded by the coding sequence ATGTTGACCCATATCCTGAAACAGCGTCCTGCTGTGAGTTTCACTATTGTATTATTGTTTTGCGTTCAATCTGCCGGAGGCTGGGGATTCTTTGCCCATGAGCGGATCAACCGGCTGGCGGTGTTCTGCCTGCCTCCTGAGATGCTGGTATTGTACAAGCCTCACCTGGAGTATCTGCGTGTGCATGCCACCGATCCGGACAAGCGCCGGTATGTAGTGGCTGCCGAGGCGCCGCGGCATTACCTGGACATTGACGTGCTGGACCAGCCGCCTTACCGGGAGATACCACGCAGCTGGCAGGAAGCGGTGGCGCGGTATGGCGCTGACTCGTTGCAGCGCAACGGCATATTGCCGTGGCACCTTGAAAAGATGATGCTGATGCTGACAAAGGCTTTCCGGGAGCGGGACCAGCAGCGGATACTGCAGCTGTCGGCCGAAGCGGGGCATTACGTAGCGGATGCGCATGTGCCGTTGCATGCCTGCTCCAACCATAACGGGCAGTTCACCGGCCAGACGGGCATCCATGGGTTATGGGAATCGCGCATTCCCGAGCTGCTGGCAGATACGGAATTTGATTACTGGGCCGGTAAAGCGCACTATATCACCGACTGGCGGGCGTTCGTCTGGCAGATTGTTACCAGTAGCGGCCTGGCGGCAGACACGGTATTAAAAAAAGAAAAATGGTTATGTGAACACACGCCACCGGCGCAGCGTTATGCATATGAGATCAGGAACGGTGTGTTAACGAGGACTTACGCTGAAGGTTATACGAAAGCATATCATCAGCTGCTGAATGGTATGACAGAGCGGCGAATGAAACAAGCCATTGCAGCGGTGGCTGCCTGCTGGTATACCGCCTGGGTAAATGCAGGGCAGCCCTCTTTGCAGGAGCTTCATCACACAAACCTTACGGAGAGCGAGTTACAGGAGTTTGAACAGCTGCAACAACGATGGACAGAGGGACGCATGCTGGGCAGAACAGAATAA
- the serC gene encoding 3-phosphoserine/phosphohydroxythreonine transaminase, translating into MKVHNFNAGPSVLPNEVLYKASKALIDFEGSGMSILEIGHRTEPFIAVMEEARNLVRELMQLDDDFEVLYLHGGATTQFMQVPMNLLESSETAAYVDTGVWSNKAIKEAKLFGFVDVVASSKDSNYNHIPKQFNIPPQASYLHITTNNTIYGTQWHMTPVTDVPLIADMSSDIMSRSMDFNKYSLIYAGVQKNMGAAGATMVAIRKSMLGKVTRKIPAILDYKNHIDNGSMLNTPPVFAVYISMLTLRWLKEQGGIPAIEKINQKKAALLYDEIDHNPLFRGTVAKEDRSLMNACFIMDKPEMEDEFLKFCKKEDIVGIKGHRLSGGFRVSMYNALPYESVEVMVEAMKYFSLKKA; encoded by the coding sequence ATGAAGGTGCATAATTTTAACGCAGGTCCTTCTGTATTGCCCAACGAGGTATTATACAAAGCCAGTAAAGCCCTGATAGACTTTGAGGGATCAGGGATGTCCATACTGGAGATTGGCCACAGAACGGAGCCGTTTATAGCGGTGATGGAAGAGGCGCGTAACCTGGTTAGGGAACTGATGCAGCTTGATGACGACTTCGAGGTGCTGTATTTACACGGCGGTGCCACCACGCAGTTTATGCAGGTGCCCATGAACCTGCTGGAAAGCAGTGAGACAGCCGCTTATGTAGACACCGGCGTTTGGTCCAACAAGGCCATCAAAGAAGCGAAATTGTTTGGCTTCGTAGATGTAGTAGCCAGCTCCAAAGACAGTAACTACAACCACATCCCCAAGCAGTTCAACATTCCCCCACAGGCGAGCTACCTGCACATTACCACTAACAATACCATCTATGGTACACAGTGGCATATGACCCCGGTAACAGACGTACCCCTGATCGCGGATATGAGCAGCGACATTATGAGCCGCTCCATGGATTTCAACAAGTACTCGCTGATTTATGCCGGTGTTCAGAAGAACATGGGCGCAGCCGGTGCCACCATGGTAGCCATCCGTAAAAGCATGCTTGGTAAAGTAACGCGTAAAATCCCTGCTATACTGGATTATAAAAACCATATAGACAATGGGTCCATGCTGAATACCCCTCCCGTATTTGCGGTATATATCTCCATGCTCACCCTTCGCTGGTTAAAAGAGCAGGGCGGTATACCTGCCATCGAAAAAATCAACCAGAAAAAGGCAGCCCTGCTGTACGATGAAATTGACCATAACCCGCTGTTCCGCGGTACGGTGGCCAAAGAAGACCGCAGCCTGATGAACGCCTGCTTCATTATGGACAAGCCTGAAATGGAAGATGAATTCCTGAAATTCTGTAAGAAAGAAGATATCGTTGGTATTAAGGGCCACCGCCTCTCCGGTGGTTTCCGGGTATCCATGTACAATGCGTTGCCCTACGAAAGTGTAGAAGTAATGGTAGAAGCCATGAAGTACTTCTCCCTGAAAAAAGCTTAA
- a CDS encoding tetratricopeptide repeat protein, whose amino-acid sequence MHMRSSLLKAVFVAGVLFSQVAVAQDANELYKTATNFMRNGDYSNAVLVLNQALQLDPDNFEYRKQLGFTFYLKGDLIKAKSVIEPLLSRKEADVQVFQIAGNIYQGRDESKTAQRMYEKAIRKFPNSGELYNDNGTLLMNFKMYDGALRSWLKGIEQDPTFPGNYYNATKTYYYSNNPLWCVLYGETFMNMESFTTRTAEIRNIVLESYKKLFNDPSLFDSMVPEEEGKKSKKSRGDNGFSQAFKQCMGKQLSVITGGVDPDALIMARTRFLLDWFNSYSGNYPYALFDFQQKMLQQGMFESYNQWLFGPAANQAGYKAWVTLHKQEYDDFLKYQRNHPLKPRPDEYYNDGRFTLINAGY is encoded by the coding sequence ATGCATATGAGGTCTTCTTTATTGAAAGCAGTATTTGTTGCGGGGGTATTATTTTCACAAGTGGCGGTAGCACAGGACGCGAATGAATTATACAAGACCGCTACCAACTTCATGCGTAACGGGGATTACTCCAATGCTGTGCTGGTATTAAACCAGGCGTTACAGTTGGACCCGGACAATTTCGAATACAGGAAACAGCTGGGTTTCACCTTTTACCTGAAAGGAGACCTTATCAAAGCCAAAAGTGTGATTGAGCCGCTGCTCAGCAGAAAAGAAGCGGACGTGCAGGTATTTCAGATTGCCGGTAACATCTACCAGGGACGGGACGAGTCGAAAACAGCACAACGGATGTACGAAAAAGCCATCCGTAAATTCCCCAACAGCGGTGAACTGTATAACGACAACGGCACCCTGCTGATGAACTTCAAGATGTATGACGGCGCACTGCGTTCCTGGTTAAAAGGCATTGAACAGGACCCCACTTTTCCCGGCAACTATTACAATGCCACCAAGACCTACTACTACAGCAACAACCCATTGTGGTGTGTATTATACGGAGAGACCTTCATGAACATGGAGAGTTTCACCACCCGGACCGCTGAAATCAGGAACATTGTACTGGAATCGTACAAAAAACTGTTCAACGATCCGAGCCTGTTTGACAGCATGGTCCCCGAAGAAGAAGGTAAAAAGAGTAAGAAAAGCAGAGGGGACAATGGCTTTTCACAGGCCTTCAAACAGTGCATGGGCAAACAGCTGAGCGTGATAACCGGCGGTGTGGACCCCGACGCGCTGATCATGGCCCGCACACGTTTCCTGCTGGACTGGTTCAATTCCTATAGCGGCAACTACCCTTATGCACTTTTCGACTTCCAGCAAAAGATGCTGCAGCAGGGCATGTTTGAATCCTATAATCAATGGCTGTTTGGCCCTGCCGCTAATCAGGCTGGTTACAAAGCATGGGTAACACTGCATAAACAGGAGTACGACGACTTCCTGAAATATCAGCGTAACCATCCGCTGAAGCCAAGACCGGATGAATATTACAATGATGGAAGATTCACGCTGATCAACGCGGGATATTAA